Below is a window of uncultured Cohaesibacter sp. DNA.
CCAGTCTGAATTCAAACCGGCCGACATCGATGATGGCATCATCACCGCAAACGGTCAGGACTATATGACTGATGCTAAAGGCTCATTGGTTCCGCTGGAGCTAATTAAGCCAGCGGACAAGCTGGAGGACCAGACGGTCCGATCAATCATGGGGTATGCAATCGCATTGTCCAAGCAGCTTGGCCGTTTTCGTGGTCATACCATGACAGATCTGGGCGAACTGGATAGTTTGCTGGCAGAGCAGTATGACCTCACCAAGGGTGGGAAAAAGGGCAATAGGACGTATTCCACCGTGGATGGTCTTTTCAAGGTGCAGGTGCAGGTGTCCGATCTTATCGACTTCGGCCCGCAGCTCCAGATTGCCAAGCAACTCATTGATGAATGCCTCAACGAGTGGTCTGAAGCAAGCCGCCCAGAAATCCGCGCCATTATCACCCGTGCGTTCAACACTGAAAAAGAAGGCCAGGTTAACCGGGCTGATATTTTCATGCTTCTGCGCCTGGACATCACTGACGAGCGTTGGGTCAGAGCCATGGAAGCATTGCGTGATGCAATGCGGGTGATCGGTTCGAAGGAATATGTCCGCTTTTATCGCCGTGAAACTGTCGCCTCGGGTTGGGAGCCGGTCACGATTGATCTGGCAAAGGTGTAGCAATGGCCGAGCAGAAAACCCTCTGTCCATGCTGCAAGCAGCCGCTCACTGATACCGCTGATTTGACTTTTTACGATCCTGCAAATGTCGTTCTTCGGGGGACTGTTCTGCTTACTCTCACTGACCGTGAATATTGGGTGCTTAAGACGTTGCATTCCGAGTATCCGGGCATTGCGACCAAGGAAAAGCTGTTTCAGAGCCTCTACTGGCTGCATGAAACAGATGAACCGGACCCGAAGATCGTTGATGTCTTCGTTTGCAAGATCAGGAAAAAACTCCCCTCGAAGATGGCAATTGAAATCTGCACTTCTTGGGGGCGCGGATATCACCTGGTCATCCACCCATTGGAAAAAGTGGGGTTAGCATCATGAAATTGGACTTTGAAATTCTTGATCCGGGCGGAGCTCCGCCGCTGGAATATGTCCCGGTTGACATGATTGAAACTGATCATCAATACCAACGCGAAGCCATTCCATCTCGTATCAGGAAAATTCTCAGAGATTTCGATTGGCGCTATTTCCAGCCAGTTACGCTTACGTATCACCCAGATAGAGGGAAATATACGGTACTCGACGGGCAACACCGTGTCGAAGCGATTAGACTGCATCCGTACATTCAAAGAGTTCCGGCCGCAATCATTAGGGCCGAAACCCTGCAGCAGGAAGCAGATGCTTTTGTCAAAATCAATACAGAGCGGTCGAAGGTCAATACCATCGACAGATATCACGCCGGT
It encodes the following:
- a CDS encoding DUF3164 family protein is translated as MNYQSEFKPADIDDGIITANGQDYMTDAKGSLVPLELIKPADKLEDQTVRSIMGYAIALSKQLGRFRGHTMTDLGELDSLLAEQYDLTKGGKKGNRTYSTVDGLFKVQVQVSDLIDFGPQLQIAKQLIDECLNEWSEASRPEIRAIITRAFNTEKEGQVNRADIFMLLRLDITDERWVRAMEALRDAMRVIGSKEYVRFYRRETVASGWEPVTIDLAKV
- a CDS encoding winged helix-turn-helix domain-containing protein, whose protein sequence is MAEQKTLCPCCKQPLTDTADLTFYDPANVVLRGTVLLTLTDREYWVLKTLHSEYPGIATKEKLFQSLYWLHETDEPDPKIVDVFVCKIRKKLPSKMAIEICTSWGRGYHLVIHPLEKVGLAS